In one Thioclava sp. ES.031 genomic region, the following are encoded:
- a CDS encoding MATE family Na+-driven efflux transporter, giving the protein MYSLRRIDYRLWFAITLAALVPALYSTLRVYFLNTLPDASNVSIAAQAAWLNLAYEVLQEALLLPLYYIFGQVILNRTALRERVGDAFLVTFIAYGILTLGVAFGADWLTRAMAQQPELQARTTAYLRLEALGRLIGTLNDISVIVVVALSWRRVLLALVALRAILTVFFDSTFVGQFSFSLNLGVQGVALTNIAVGMLLLIPSLVILSRAGALGIPRLARFDGWKKDWLRVALRSGLESSVRNLAFALMILRLMNKVNEAGLFWMTNSFIWGWLLLPVLSLGTLIRQDVGNHRGHLDGRLRAYFLLIGIITVVWFATIPGWQWFIAHAMGSSDASRIVSLTCLMLGFYIIFAINHVLDSYFYGMGRTDLMLYQSLFVSVVYYGAAFLAYLRGIFEPDLQAVGLLFGGGILIDSAVTLGQFWRVGYFERSRHPFVDVQTLN; this is encoded by the coding sequence ATGTATTCCCTTAGGCGCATCGACTATCGGCTTTGGTTTGCCATCACACTTGCGGCCCTTGTGCCAGCTCTCTACTCGACGCTACGTGTCTATTTCCTAAATACGCTCCCCGACGCGTCGAACGTCAGCATTGCCGCGCAAGCTGCGTGGCTCAATCTTGCTTATGAGGTCTTGCAGGAGGCCCTTCTTCTCCCGCTCTACTACATCTTCGGCCAAGTAATTTTGAACCGAACGGCCCTGCGCGAGAGGGTCGGCGATGCTTTTCTAGTCACCTTTATTGCCTACGGAATCCTGACGCTTGGGGTCGCGTTCGGAGCGGATTGGTTGACCCGGGCGATGGCGCAGCAGCCAGAGCTGCAAGCGAGAACTACTGCCTATCTGAGGCTTGAAGCCCTGGGGCGATTGATCGGAACATTAAATGATATCAGCGTCATTGTCGTCGTGGCGCTCTCCTGGAGGCGCGTTCTTCTCGCATTGGTGGCATTACGCGCGATCCTTACGGTCTTCTTCGACAGCACATTTGTCGGGCAGTTCAGTTTTTCGTTGAACCTCGGGGTGCAGGGCGTCGCACTGACGAACATCGCTGTGGGCATGCTGCTCCTGATACCGTCTCTCGTGATACTGTCGCGCGCTGGCGCGCTCGGAATACCGCGTCTGGCTCGCTTCGACGGCTGGAAGAAAGATTGGCTCCGCGTGGCGCTGCGATCAGGCTTGGAATCGAGCGTGAGAAATCTGGCGTTTGCGCTCATGATCCTGAGGCTCATGAACAAGGTGAACGAGGCAGGCCTATTCTGGATGACGAACAGCTTCATCTGGGGCTGGCTGCTTTTGCCAGTGCTGTCGCTTGGAACACTCATCCGCCAGGATGTCGGCAATCATCGCGGCCATCTCGACGGCCGCCTCAGGGCATATTTTCTCCTGATTGGAATCATAACAGTAGTCTGGTTCGCGACCATCCCCGGCTGGCAATGGTTCATCGCGCATGCAATGGGATCAAGCGATGCGTCGCGGATCGTTTCCCTAACCTGCCTGATGCTCGGTTTCTACATCATCTTTGCAATCAATCACGTTCTGGACAGCTATTTCTACGGGATGGGCCGCACCGATCTGATGCTCTATCAGTCGCTCTTCGTCAGCGTGGTGTATTACGGCGCAGCCTTTCTTGCCTACCTTCGCGGCATTTTCGAACCAGATCTGCAAGCCGTTGGGCTTCTTTTCGGCGGCGGTATTCTCATCGACAGTGCTGTCACGCTCGGGCAGTTCTGGCGCGTTGGCTATTTTGA